Part of the Archocentrus centrarchus isolate MPI-CPG fArcCen1 chromosome 4, fArcCen1, whole genome shotgun sequence genome is shown below.
ACATAACATCCTGGGTTCTTATTTAGCCCTTTAACAATCCTAGGGCCCTTATACAGGCCCAAATACATGGGAAAATGAACCCCAGGAATGTTAAAGGGTTTAAAAGAAGCACAAAGCAGTAAAATTATTTAATGCTgattttaaaagcaggaaatgcaGTATCACATCTACTAAAATGTATTGAGTCAACATTTAAATTTGTGATTCTAGACTATAACTAAAATGAAACTTCAGGTTTGTAGCTGGCAGAAAGGAAATATATAATATTCATATCACAGTAATCAGATCACTCCTTTTTTAAGATagattcattaaaaaacaaaaaggaactcaTGCTGGGTTTGAGAATTTGGACTGGAGTATTGCATGTATTAGCACTTTCCATTATGTTCTATAATGCAATCAATCCAGTCTCTCTTGTCAGGTATCTTAGTATAACTATAGATTGTGGAGCCGCCTGGTTTTGGTCTGCTGGCAGACACCACTCCATATGCTTTTCCATCTTCACAGACTAATGGGCCACCAGAGTCTCCCTGGAATTACATGCACAGTATGTAGTTATTGCAGCAAGTGAACAATCAGCTAATTATTACTGTtggcaaagttttttttaagttactcACAGTACTCGGTCCAGTCTGACCCTCAGAGCAGTACTTATTTTCCTTAGCACAAATCTCAGTGTCAGTCAGGGTTACGTTGACCTCCAGGAGTACGTCAGACAGTTCACCCTTTTCGGTAGTTCCCCAGCCAGGAACTACACATGATTTTGGCACAGATCCATCATCATCTGCGAGAGCAACAGGTTTCACTTTGTCATTGAACTTTACCTCAGCACTCAACTTCaagaacaaagagagagaaaaatgttctgttaaaaatattatattacatTTAACTGACAGTCTGTGAATACTGTTTGGATCAGCTGAGCATTACCTAGGGTAATTACCTTAATAATGTTtattaaagtaataataaacagtgataacaaacaaaaattgaGTATGGaatgaataattaaaacaaaattacttttgtttattttacctTAAGAAGCATTATGTCATTTCTGAAATCAGTTTCATTGAAGCCTTTGTGCTGAAACTTCTTGTATACATCCACACACCATACTCCATTCTGTTTACGGTAATCATGAAGTCCCAGAAATACTCTGTAGAAcctgaaataaaacaagtgcaaaCACTTTTTGAGTAGAAGATGGATGTGATATTAACCAAAGTAAAAAAAGTAACACATTTATGAGTAAATTTATGAAAACACCATGAAACATACATGCCATTCTCAATggcaaacttttttaaaaaaaaacaaacaacttacTGGGATAACAAAATTTACTGTGGCACATAATTTCTTCTAAGTAAACATAAACTGTGTTAAACTCACTTTGCGTGGCAGTGGGCTGCAGTCATCACAAATTCCTCATTCAGAAGGAAGCCATCACAGTACTTGTTTTTACCAATTGACATGTGCCTCTCCAAAAGCACCATGTACGGCCTGCTGTGTGCCACAACCTCATGGCCACCAATGATTTCTCCTGTATGAACTGGACAGAAAACAGTTGTCATATTCTATACATCAAAATCTTAGCAATGTACTGTCTCAGTTCTGGTCTGTTATAAAAGTATGCGCTATGAAAAGAAACTTACCTGGCTCTTGAAGAGTCAGCACAAGTACCAGTACCATCAGGTTAAGGTGGGTAACCATGGTGAGATCAGTCAGGGTGAGCTACTGAAGAGCAGTGGGAGATTTCACTGACAGCATCAGTCATTCAGCACTTCCTTATAACAGAGTGAGGAGGGGTTTGTGTTATCTGCATATGTGAATGATGTAACCCCATTTGTGAATAGAGGAGCTCTCACCATCAGAGCCTGACAGTCATATTTTTTATGGCGTTACAGCTGATTTATTACATTGCTTTGTAAATCTCTGTTAACACGTCAGGGTGAGTACTGTGACTCTCACAGAAGtcatgtcaagtcaagtcaagtcaagtcaagtttatttataaagcacatttaaaacaacgacgttgaccaaagtgctgtacaagatctgtaaccccaaggactatactaaataaaaataaaaatatataaataaataaataaaataataaaataaaaatccatccatccatccattttcttccgcttatccggggccgggtcgcgggggcagaagcctaagcagagaagcccaagcttccctctccccagccacctcctccagctcatccggagggaccccaaggcgttcccaggccagccgagatacataatctctccagcgtgtcctgggtctaccacggggcctcttcccggtgggacatgcccggaacacctcacccaggaggcggccaggaggcatcctaatcagatgcccgagccacctcaactggctcctttcgatgtggacgagcagcggctctactctgagcccctcccggatggccgcactcctcaccttatctctaagggagaggccagccacccttcaaaggaaactcatttctgccgcttgtattcgcgatcttattctttcggtcactacccaaagctcgtgaccataggtgagggtaggaacgtagatcgaccggtaaatcgagagcttcgcttttacgctaagctccctcttcaccacgacggaccggtgcagcgtccgcatcactgcagaagcagccccgatccgcctgtcgatctcccgttcccttcgcccatcactcgtgaacaagaccctgagatacttaaactcctccacttgaggcaagaactcgttcctgagccggagatggcactccacccttttccggctgaggaccatggcctcagacttagaggtgctgattctcatgccagccgcttcacactcggctgcgaaccgttccactgcgagctggaggcccccccctgatgaagccaacagaaccgcatcatctgcaaaaagcagagatgagactctgaggccaccaaggaagaagccttccgccacctggctacgcctagaaattctgtccataaaaattatgaacagaatcggtgacaaagggcagccctgacggagtccaacacccacaggaaacaaatccgacttattaccggctatacggaccaagctctcactgtggttgtacaaggactgaatggcccgcaacaatgggccagacaccccatactcccgcagaacctcccaaagaacaccccgaggaacacggtcgaatgccttctccaagtccacaaagcacatgtagactggttgggcaaactcccacgcacactcgaatatccttgagaggataaagagctggtccagcgttccacgaccaggacgaaaaccgcattgttcctcctgaatccgaggttcgactaacggacgcaccctcctttccagcaccctggcatagaccttaccggggaggctgaggagtgtgatcccccgaaagttggagcacaccctccggtctcccttcttaaagatggggaccaccaccccggtctgccaatccaatggcactgccccagatctccacgcgatgttgcagaggcgtgtcaaccaagacagccctacaacatccagagccttcaggaactcagggcgaatctcgtccaccccaggggctctgccaccaaggagttgtttaactacctcagtgacctcacccccagtgatggtcaagtcatccccctcatccccagactctgcttccactacagaaggcgtgtcagtgggattcagaaggtcctcgaagtattccttccaccgtccgactatagcctcagttgaagtcagcagcaccccccccgcactataaacagtgtgagtgaagcactgctttcccctcctgagtcgcctgacggtttgccagaatcgcttcgatgccgtccgaaagtctttttccatagcctcaccaaactcctcccacacccgagtttttgctttggccactacccgagctgcattccgcttggcctgtcgatacctgtcagctgcctccggagtcccacaggctaaccaagcccgataggactctttcttcagcttgatggctcccttcacctccggtgaccaccatctggttcgggggttaccaccacgacaggcaccaaccaccttgcagccacagctctgagcagcagcctcaacaatggaggtgcggaacatggtccattcggactcaatgtcctcagcctccctcggaatgctgtcgaagttctgccggaggtgggagttgaagatctcccggactggggcttctgccaggcgttcccagcgcaccctcacaatacgtttaggtgtgccaggtctgtccagcatcttcccccgccacctgatccaactcaccaccaggtggtgatcagttgacagctcagctcctctcttcacccgagtgtccagaacatacggccgcagatctgatgatacgattacaaaatcgatcatcgacctgcgacctagggtgtcctggtgccatgtgcacttatggacatccttgtgttcgaacacggtgtttgttatggacaaactgtggtttgcacagaagtccaataacaaaacaccattcgggttcagatcgggcaggccgttcctcccaatcacgcccctccaggtctcactgtcattgcccacgtg
Proteins encoded:
- the LOC115778970 gene encoding granzyme B-like, coding for MVTHLNLMVLVLVLTLQEPVHTGEIIGGHEVVAHSRPYMVLLERHMSIGKNKYCDGFLLNEEFVMTAAHCHAKFYRVFLGLHDYRKQNGVWCVDVYKKFQHKGFNETDFRNDIMLLKLSAEVKFNDKVKPVALADDDGSVPKSCVVPGWGTTEKGELSDVLLEVNVTLTDTEICAKENKYCSEGQTGPSTGDSGGPLVCEDGKAYGVVSASRPKPGGSTIYSYTKIPDKRDWIDCIIEHNGKC